From one Neorhizobium galegae genomic stretch:
- a CDS encoding (2Fe-2S)-binding protein: protein MARLSINDIIRDVDVEPDTPLLWVIREQVGLTGTKYGCGIAQCGACTVHIDGVATRSCAIPVSSVTDQQKIVTIEGLSPDLTHPVQKAWLELDVPQCGYCQSGQIMAATALLSANPRPTEQQIRDEMTNICRCGTYNRIKAAIELASNTMAG from the coding sequence ATGGCTCGGCTTTCTATAAACGATATCATCCGTGACGTTGACGTCGAGCCTGACACACCGCTGCTGTGGGTCATCCGCGAACAGGTCGGGTTGACCGGTACCAAATACGGGTGCGGCATTGCGCAATGCGGTGCCTGTACGGTGCATATCGACGGAGTTGCGACGCGCTCCTGCGCCATTCCGGTCTCCAGCGTCACCGATCAGCAGAAGATCGTCACCATTGAAGGCCTTTCTCCGGACCTGACGCATCCTGTTCAAAAGGCATGGCTGGAGCTTGACGTGCCGCAATGTGGCTACTGTCAGTCCGGCCAGATCATGGCAGCGACAGCCCTGCTGAGCGCCAATCCCAGGCCAACCGAGCAGCAGATCCGTGATGAGATGACCAACATCTGCCGCTGCGGCACCTACAATCGGATCAAGGCCGCGATCGAGCTTGCATCCAACACGATGGCCGGCTGA
- a CDS encoding acyltransferase family protein — protein sequence MLHSRDRQLDGLRTLAVSMVLYAHFFAADGSHWGHIGVRLFFVLSGFLITRLLLEARSTTQFEPGTAIRSFYIRRALRIFPPYFAVLSFVWLVNLEQARGSIKWHALYLSNFWYALREEWTPWVLCHTWSLSIEEQFYIAWPLVILLAPRRWLEPICIALIGCSLAYRFYWPFTGTPSLARDLLPPASMDALVAGALLALHRARSRTLPHWMRLTSAPLLVATAILMWLKPLPLSPTLAWMNWIGLEVLPLVPLTALVGYCSSGLRGAPGRLLALPPITAVGRVSYGVYLFHPIVLSFVVSAQPWIPFNVSEQGLGRLIVATTGTLALAAISWLAFEKPLNQLKRYFPYVRPRRPDATHDAPSATAISEAAQMQELQFATPLRVERCPPR from the coding sequence ATGCTTCATTCACGCGACCGACAACTGGATGGCCTTAGAACCCTTGCCGTCTCGATGGTTCTATACGCGCATTTTTTCGCGGCCGACGGGTCGCACTGGGGCCATATCGGCGTACGCCTGTTCTTCGTTCTCAGCGGCTTCCTGATAACTCGGCTTTTGCTGGAGGCGCGCTCGACCACTCAGTTCGAACCAGGCACCGCGATAAGATCGTTCTATATTCGCCGGGCCCTGCGCATATTCCCCCCGTACTTTGCGGTGCTGAGCTTCGTCTGGTTGGTCAACCTTGAGCAGGCCCGCGGCAGCATCAAATGGCATGCCCTTTACCTCTCGAATTTCTGGTATGCCCTTCGCGAGGAATGGACGCCCTGGGTACTCTGCCACACCTGGAGCCTGAGTATCGAAGAGCAGTTCTATATCGCGTGGCCGCTCGTCATCCTGCTCGCCCCGCGTCGTTGGCTTGAGCCGATCTGCATTGCTCTCATCGGGTGCTCGCTCGCCTATCGGTTCTACTGGCCGTTCACGGGGACACCTTCGCTCGCGCGGGATCTTCTTCCCCCGGCGTCGATGGACGCGCTGGTGGCGGGCGCGCTCCTTGCGCTCCATCGCGCGCGGTCACGGACATTGCCGCACTGGATGCGGCTGACTTCGGCACCCTTGCTTGTAGCAACAGCCATTTTGATGTGGCTGAAACCCCTGCCCCTGTCACCGACACTTGCCTGGATGAATTGGATCGGGTTGGAGGTTCTTCCTCTTGTACCGCTCACGGCCCTGGTCGGATACTGTTCGTCGGGTCTGCGGGGAGCTCCCGGCCGTCTATTGGCATTGCCCCCGATCACAGCTGTCGGACGTGTCAGCTACGGGGTTTACCTGTTCCATCCGATCGTCCTCTCCTTCGTGGTAAGCGCACAGCCGTGGATTCCGTTCAACGTCTCGGAACAGGGGCTCGGACGCCTCATCGTAGCGACCACGGGAACGTTGGCATTGGCCGCGATCTCATGGCTGGCGTTCGAAAAACCACTCAACCAGCTCAAGCGCTATTTCCCATACGTCCGGCCAAGAAGGCCTGACGCGACGCATGACGCGCCGTCTGCCACAGCCATTTCGGAGGCTGCGCAAATGCAGGAACTTCAATTTGCCACGCCATTGCGAGTCGAACGATGTCCTCCCCGCTGA